In a single window of the Nicotiana tomentosiformis chromosome 8, ASM39032v3, whole genome shotgun sequence genome:
- the LOC138898168 gene encoding uncharacterized protein codes for MKEQVHSKKNKGSTKAMVAAWGESSDEESDDENGDEQALMAIGESDGESHEEQSKCFYELKSENLKLKLGTSKKTVDCTQLTLEENVGKLNDELYMKDEQVQVKGSSQIWYMDSGCLKHMIGSKDQFLSLEDLKRGNVSFGNGKKGEIIVVCKVGKDDSHSTENVYLIDGLNDPLLWRKRLGHASLSQLNKLVSNDFVIGLPNIKFKEDKVCEACARGEAESIHVVFDETNILSERPEHDDEAIGLVSNLNETTAQTKAALEEGTCDGTGISRGNQLVVKPYKYQTSHLIENIITDPTSGIKTRSSLKNLCPFDAFLSLIEPKNVAEALQDANWQKYVKELLKRFKMEDSKEIDTLIATATKLDIDEPGSFVDQKLYRGMIGSLLYLTASRPDIVFSVVIVILWDMLMLTMQVFLWIERAPQQNSVALSTAEDEYVAATSCCAQLLCIKQ; via the exons atgaaggaacaggttcattcgaagaagaacaaaggatcaacaaaggctatggttgctgcttggggagaaagttcAGATGAGGAATCAGATGATGAAAatggagatgaacaagcacttatggcaattggagaatcAGATGGGGAATCTCATGAGGAACAAAG CAAATGTTTTTATGAGTTaaaatctgaaaatctaaaattgaaaCTAGGAACCAGTAAGAAGACAgttgattgcacacaactcactttagaagaaaatgtaggaaaaCTGAATGATGAGTTGTATATgaaggatgagcag gttcaagtgaaggggagcagccaaatatggtacatggatagtggctgcttaAAGCATATGATAGGAAGCAaggaccagttcctttcacttgaggacctcaaaagaggaaatgtctcctttggaaatggaaagaaaggtgAAATCATTGTGGTTTGTAAGGTAGGTAAGGATGACTCTCATTCCactgagaatgtctacttgatagacggCTTGAA TGATCCGCTCCTTTGGCGTAAGAggcttggacatgcaagtctaagtcagctcaacaaattagtctccaatgACTTtgtgataggactgcctaacattaagttcaaggaagataaagtttgtgaggcttgtgcgaGGGGAGAAGCAG aaagtatTCATgtagtttttgatgaaactaacattctttctgagagaccggaacatgatgatgaagcaattgggctggtgagcaacttaaatgaaaccacagcccagacGAAAGCAGCACTGGAAGAAGGAACATGTGATGGAACAG GAATATCAAGGGGAAACCaattggttgtgaaaccttacaagtatcaaactTCTCATctcattgagaacataattactgatccaacctctggaatcaaaaccagatcttcattaaagaatctcTGTCCTTTTGATgccttcttatctcttattgaacctaaaaatgttgctgaggctttgcaggatgcaaaCTGG cagaagtatgtaaaagagttgcttaaaaggtttaaaatggaagattccaaagaaatcgACACTCTTATTGCAACAGCCACAAAGttagatatagatgaacctggttcatttgttgatcagaagttgtataggggaatgattggttcattattgtatctcactgctagtagacctgacattgttttcagt GTAGTAATTGTAATcttgtgggatatgctgatgctgactatgcaggttttcttatggatagaaagagcacctcag caaaattcagtggccttatctactgctgaagatGAGTATGTTGCTGCtacctcatgttgtgctcaactatTGTGTATTAAACAGTAA